In the Aedes aegypti strain LVP_AGWG unplaced genomic scaffold, AaegL5.0 Primary Assembly AGWG_AaegL5_hic_scaff_1192_PBJ_arrow, whole genome shotgun sequence genome, GGCACTGTCCCGAGATTTCCGTCGCATGATGGAACCTTTTACCGCTAGCGCCCTGCGGGAACGACGCGTCAACAAGGTCAAGGATTTTGTCCACCTGTCCGGATTCTTCCACGTATCACACATGTGCCTGTTCTCGCTGTCCCCGCAAACGTTGTCACTGAAAATCATTCGCATGCCAAAGGGACCGACTCTGACCTTCCGGGTAAGTAAAGTGTTAGAACCACAGGGCTGGTAGCTTTTATACCAAAATTTCCTTCTTCGTTTTGTGAATAAGTCGCCGTACATAATTACAGAGATGCTTCAGAGCGACCCCAGACATACTTTCAGAGATTCTAGTCGACTATTCCACTGGTGCTTCAGGAATATTTTCATGGATTTCTAATGAAATGTTTGAAGttttttagaatactttcagaaGGAGGATCTCTACCCAAATTCTACCAAGAATTTGTCCAGAAATACCTACCatgatttctctaggaatgcttaaagattttttttcaagattttatacAGGAAATTCTTTGGAACTCCTAGAACTAGTATCAATCACAGGAACTACTCTAAATCGAATCCCCGAGATTAGGTATGCCATTTCTTATTTTGTATGAGCAGAATATTCTTAAACTTCGTCAATTTTGAAATAGAAATACAATATTATGTACCTATACCTATTTTATTTTACATGAAATGGAAGCGAAGGTTTAGAAATTATTAAATATCGccctatttttttgcaatttctcatcgtaaaatgctgtttttcatcacgcctgTCTGGAACGATCTACTTTCCTATACTGAATTCGTAAATTAAGCATCTGTAAATCCGCAAGGAATTACTAAAGAAAACCCTACAGTAATCTCTGATGGAACTTGAATTCTAAGTATGCCTTGATGAATTCATACGatgatctctgaaagaattcctggattattgatattttttctctagGATGTTTGtaataaattgataaataactgaaaaaaattcGAATCTCTGTAagactttttgaagaaatttggaaacaatcgctgaagaaatttaagTATGAGTGATCGgactgtaataattgctgtagtattaatTAGTGTGGAATCTTGAATGAAGatttgaagaatccatggaattttggaaatttatttgaaaaataaattgaagcAATAATATgttgatgaaatgctggagaaacttAATGAGGTATACCAGATCTAGTTTAttgggaaatttttgaaaagtttatgaTAGATTTCATCGACTAATGCCTCAAGGAGTTTTTGGAGAATGAGTACTCgtagatgatttttttaataatccttataaaaataccaggaataaaattaaaaattggcgtaggaattattgtaggggttttttttaaatgtcgaacttatttttttaaactttggaataaacctttgtggaagaactcctgtaggatCCATGGGAAATATCCTAGAAGTAACAGCTGGAAAACCCTGTAAAAGGACACATGAAAAAAACatgtggaggaaatcctgggataTTCTATAGGATTACAAATTACTGGATGAATTAGCGTTTGAGATGTTCTGGgccaaattctgaagaaattcctctaagtatCCCCTGAAAATCCCTAAATAGCATCACATAAAGAGTACCtcaaagtattccagaagaattaTCTGGGAAAAAACACTAGAGTTTCCGAATCATTCATCGGAAACTGAGAAAATATCATTgagaacttgtggaatagtTGCATAATAGTCTTTGGGGTTTCTCTGAAGCCTCTAGAACTTTGCCACTAGGATTCACTGCAAGtagattaacccctctactagcatcataatttttacaacaaaaatatatcaaaatcacgataacttttttgtttttagattttttgcaCGATTCTCAACAAGTTCCCAAAATACTCTTCTACattcagagtttgtgtcgattTTGATCCAGAGATATTCTGAAATGGCTTGGGGGACCAACGCATAGCCATTTATATGTCTGATACTCccctctatgatttttttttagttttcagaAGCCTAATACGGTGGCTtctgaaaactaaaaaaaaatcatattttaattCTATGATTTCTTGGAGacaactcaaccgatttttttcagagaaggtCCTTATTACCTGACATTGTACGgctcaatttttttgttttttataaattaacTAAAAAAATGACGACCATGGTAATTTTATATGGAATCCCCCAAGGATCATCGAAATATCTTAAAAGTCAGATGATCAACGATCAATAggcttagccgagtggttagagtccgcgggaaagccatgccgaaggtgtctgggttacaaaaattcgcgcgacaaccgaaaggttaatcACTCCTTatataatttctggaggaatttctgtacaaATTTCTAGTAAAAATAGAGTTTAGAAACCTTTcattaaaatagattttttagaAACGCGTCTAAAAAGTTACCTGCTACCAACATTAAAAACATGAATAATCAAAAATAATCCACTTCCATAATCCACAGGTGACGCAATACACTCTCGCCAAGGACGTGATCAGTATGACGAAAAAGCAATTTGTGGACGAGGAAAGCTTCCATACGGCCCCGTTGGTCATTCTGAATAGTTTCAGCGGTGAAGGAAGACATCTGAAACTAATGGCTTCGACTTTCCAGAACATGTTTCCGCCCATCAATTTATCAACGGTGAAGCTTTCGTCGTTGAAACGGTGTGTTCTTCTATCGTACAATCCAGTTTCCAAACTGATCGATCTGCGCCACTATTCCGTCACTGTGGTACCGGTGAACTTGAACAAGGGTGTTAAGAAAGTCGTAACACGAAACATCCCCAACATGTCCAAGTTTGAAGACATCGCTGATTTTGTGGAGAAAGGTCATTTGCTGTCTGACTCTGAATTCGATGACGAAGAAACTCATGTTGTTCTTCCGCAAAATCTACGGAGAGGCAACCTTGCGGACAACAAATCTTCGTTGCGGTTGCACGAAATTGGGCCTCGTGTAACAATGCGCCTGATGAAGATCGAGGAAGATTTGCTGACGGGAGAAGTTCTGTATCACGACTACATCCAGAAGAATGCCATCGAAGTGGAGGAGCTGCGCAAGAAGCGTGCCGCCAAAAAGCGTCTGAAGGAGCAACGCAAGGAGAAGCAGGAGGAGAACAAGAAAAAGAAGGACGTTCAGAAGGCAGAACACAAGGCCAagacttctggtggaactcTCACCGACAGGGACAAGCAGTTGCTCAAGGATGCTGAGGAAGCCATTGGCGAGCAGTCGGATGAGGATGATACCCGATACTATGAGGATGCTATTGGGGAAGCGCCAGAAAAAGAACTGTTCCAAGGACAAAGCGGCACCAGAAAGAGGCCTTTCATTCCAAAGGGATCGAACTATTCGCTGAAACCGAAGAAGCCCAAACTGGACAAGAAGAAGGAATACGATGAAGATGATAGAGATGACCGTAGAGGTCGGGCTGGGCCAGGAAAGAAGGGCAAAGGTTCCTTCAAGGGAAAAGGGACGCCATCTAAGAAAGGCGGTAAGTTCTCGGGAAAGAAAACTGGCGGAGACTACAAGGGAAAGTCAAAGTATGCCGGTAAGAAAGGGGAAGGAAAAGGTCAAGGAAAACCGAAGTTTAAGGGGGGCAAGAGGAAGTAGTTAATCAGGATGTTACATTTTTAATATAAACTTAGATGGTAACACCAAAAAACGAGTGTTGTATATTGTATCACTTATCCATTCTAGTTTTGTGATAGGACTGATTCCACGACTTCGtgtaataaaaaatgatttgtcAATGAATCAGTAGGTATTTgacaatgggttacatgcatgtcttgattcgctactcgccacaccgtaacgcacatgcgctagtgtctatgcacgaaaaatcgctaaaaggtaacgcgaaaaatatttgtatggcgaaaagcatctaacgaattatttctcaaaattgggaactattttctaaaaaatatttggtaccggttgtacataatgataatgactatcgagcctaccaaatatttttttcgattaatgctttcatttacgagatatttgaatttagatgcctttccccatacaaaataaaacaagaaaacttctgctgatcaactgtagGCAAGAgtaaagcaggtaatccattacctaccttgataccttgatggctacagcgtagcgtcacgccattgccggacgtattgtagagctccatcttcgtcggtcttgggcgaaacttctccaatTGCCCCGAAcctttagggtcgccaggtcctcttccactgcgtacagccagcgtattcatgGTGTTCCCCGACGCCGCGACCTCTACCtgattccctgctgaatattattttcgcaattctttcttccgacattcgcactaattGACTAGcccactgaaatatgtcatattTTACACACTTGATAAtatcggaatccaaagatggccggcacaatggccgatttgtgcccctactcacgttttcaaaggcactaaactgaagaaatagaaggcaaacgtttctgatcttcttattttaagctttctgctagtgcacaaagccaacatAAAAAGTGCGCTGTTgatggatgctttcttcgcgagatttgtgcctttgaagttttagtgcaatcttaaaagttgattcaaaactgtttcaccttaacgctcgaaaacaccgaaaacATTCCGGTCTGCCTCGTttaacgtccacgcttcgtgcccgtaggcTCTCcgaaagaatcaatgttttatagagggcgaattttgtttccgtaaaaggccctattcacagccgcacacggagaaatatttttacctaattttttgagtttacttaacccaaaattaagtatatcgattatagtttcaaaccaaaatctctcggttttctctttctcccacacggatgttgtcaaaaatagagagagctgcatctacccaatgggggtactttggcccaataagccaaaatttgggtaaatgcaacttttctcaattttgcgttaaatcaacccaaaattgagtatatttttctaatggaattagagccaaactacctactggggaccttggaaatttagccaaaattgagttattgggctcaactacggaattgcgttgaaacaacccaaaattgagttgaattccgtctccgtgcagcacgtcttttcacttcgcggtaaccgtcgttgtcacatgtgaagtgttccaaggtaaacaaattcttcaacaacttcaaacacatccccatcaaacgcTACCTCAGCACCAACACCACCAAGcatgactctatctctacctgtaACTATGTGATTCTGTCGCAccggagaaaaatccagtgaatcgtagatctacacacactccgttgtttccacttttgttGAATTGGGACATaattgtccttgcttcaagtgatctcacatttgcttgtcactttccttacaggacatttaccacacaatttccttcacgggaagagtgaaCGTCTGGcgttttggaaagaagtatatcaaacaatatagtatgttacactgatggctccatTCTTGatggtagagctggtgcaggggtatattctcgtgagctaaggctgaatcagttttactcacttggtaccGTTtctcaggcggaaatatttgctctcaTGTGTAAAGTCATATGTCTCTGTTAAGATAGTCAGGCTTCTATAAAAGCAGAaatgcagtctcttggtcagagcgatttgactatcacatggcaaatattcagcgtgctgactcatttgtttgtaatagttgtgactccgaattatggaacttcgtatcacctgatatgtaactgtccagtttttgcacaaatgcgattccaattacttaaACACTTAGGgcgcagagctacttgggcacttccatgattcactttggcatggggggtttttctcgaccgaattgtctgaTACTTTGCAATAAGATGCACTTTAAGACAACGCATATTGTAGCAACATAAGAGCTGAGTAAACCCCGCtgctgaagtgaatcaaaagtgccaagaataggctCCGGCTCCCGAagaagtgaaactgaattcaggaCCTTGTTCTGTTTTACTTAACaggctgtggtaatgagctataggctctctttacgctcatgcgttttgcagtgccctttttagggcgctgttcgaacccatttgggcttattctacgagtggcgtgaggtgagaattgtcacctcgctacaCGACACCTCCAATTCCCACCTCACggcactcgtagaataaacccaaatggGTTCCAACAGCgaatgcgattttccctcttcaatgGACTCCACCCCTATTTCCTCCCCAAGTAACACCGTATGTTTTCGGtttccaaatttaaaaatttacagtttgtcctacaatgattgctagaaagtttttgaaacatgtcatgCTCACGTAAGTCGCTATTTTGTTTGGTAAACCTTTCAACTAGAATGGAGATGTTCTACTAaggcatataatttgttttgaaatacaaatctacactcaaaataatccaaacgtcattgttacgtgaaaacatacgtggtttttttttccacGTAGCTCCTACgtgaatcataggtagcccagaatgaacgcatgaacttttgaacttcgtccattccaccggcgctacacgtaagagctacgtggattttccggtagcctttacgaagcgtttcaattgGATCtaagatggttttgcattaaatttaactataATGAAGACCAACCTTATTTCTAATagttttggaagaaaactaattcccaattggaaaatataaataaacttATTACCAtaccattttgctgaaaatgttctaattatgtttattttgtttcaaccatattatgttttatatttgtcttcttatgattatcaaaacatgtgttaggttatatgtcttatttcggttgtttttagacatgtacgacaaataaacagtctcaatatttcatattcatGTTACATGTATGTCATAATATATACTCTTTCAAATCTGAATAAAcaataatgtttattttcagtcaaatataagtttttctagttgtctataaaacaaaatgcaacaaaagtgacatttcaatacagagtcagaattagggcgaatgtgaaGACATATACATTCTCAGTAAAATCGGTTTGAAATTTGCGGGTTTAATTTTAATTCTATATTATGTTTCCGATCGATTTGATtgcatgatgcatttttgtagGTTCCATTACAGTATTATTTTTGTAGCAAACATTCAActtatttaaatattatgaataacatgttgaaataaataaaaatccatcatgcgccattcatcaaaatttagaGCTGTTGGGCCCCTCGGTTTTTCGTCGTCTTCAGTTTGACAACAGCGATTGCGCCTTTTGACCTCGTCCTTCTGGTTTGACTATCATCAGCTTCTGCTACGCTCTCTCACACGAACCTTCATCACTAACGCCCTTGTGCACACTCAGTTTGAAATGCGCCCTGCTGCCACACTCAAGCTCAAATGCGCCCCGGTTACCGCAGAGGGGGAAAATGGGTGAAATTTACATCAGAGTTCGAATCGAAAGAGAATATCAAATGCGCCATTATGTTTTTCTTacttatttcgtgaaaaacgttatttttatggaacagatgtgcattatatgattgcaatttatcaaataaactgttgggtgaataaaactcagtttgtttacatttgtcagttAGGCTGTTAATCTGGTACTGTATTGATTTAATACTTTTGATAGCATGGATGATACTCTGCCGGCTAAGAATTCGCCCATATGGTGTTCACTGAATACTTTTAAGTAatgttttgagtaaattattatttttaaggtatgctctaaaaaccgatttatcaatttatatgaatgaatagagtgtggtggttgtttgccactgtttagtacgaaaaaggttcaatggaattacctaactcgcctacagttgtgttcatgcagggcttacgtgtttttgtgaaaaattgtaggaaaaatataaatacttagaaaacacttcatagtcatttggtataggagttttccgtcaacaaaattgtaacataaagTTTGCCGGAATAGTTTTTGGTAATAACCTGATTAGACTATTTTATTTCGGATACAAATCAACAACGGTTCGTGAGATTTGAGAAGCAACTTCCATGCTACAACTTCCATTTATGCTGTCATAGTCAAAagatttatcaaacttatatcacactgtaaatttatgatcacactagttgtccctgaaacttttcactgccttgaatgaaacaatggcaaatgattggcaatgaaatttttgtctttTCCCAAAACCACTCGTCATGCAGTGTATCTGTGGACcatctttaatttttgaatttaattttgaacatttacCATAACGATCAGATTTTTGCtctgaagctttgaaaaaagtaataataGTTCAGTAAAGTTCAGTGTATTagtataaaacaaaataatgaactaaTTTGCAAAATCTGATGAttcttttttggaaatatttacttggcttgatgtcgaaaaatgtatattgaacaatttataagggcgaattgattttttcgaagcaaaagtgcatatttcaccataatttttgaTTCACATATTAATTTAGTGTTAAATAACAGTTATCAATCAATAACTGCTATGCAATCAAAATGAAGGCTTGTCAATGTTtacacttttacatttttcgttgtcgaccatccaatgcatttccactaccaaatgttctcagtattttgttgcgttaatggtttgttggacaaagtataatacataatta is a window encoding:
- the LOC110680319 gene encoding protein Peter pan-like, giving the protein MRKKGRRNKKAPKVKVDAPVFEEPTALKNAPHTFVIHRGERCSSVVALSRDFRRMMEPFTASALRERRVNKVKDFVHLSGFFHVSHMCLFSLSPQTLSLKIIRMPKGPTLTFRVTQYTLAKDVISMTKKQFVDEESFHTAPLVILNSFSGEGRHLKLMASTFQNMFPPINLSTVKLSSLKRCVLLSYNPVSKLIDLRHYSVTVVPVNLNKGVKKVVTRNIPNMSKFEDIADFVEKGHLLSDSEFDDEETHVVLPQNLRRGNLADNKSSLRLHEIGPRVTMRLMKIEEDLLTGEVLYHDYIQKNAIEVEELRKKRAAKKRLKEQRKEKQEENKKKKDVQKAEHKAKTSGGTLTDRDKQLLKDAEEAIGEQSDEDDTRYYEDAIGEAPEKELFQGQSGTRKRPFIPKGSNYSLKPKKPKLDKKKEYDEDDRDDRRGRAGPGKKGKGSFKGKGTPSKKGGKFSGKKTGGDYKGKSKYAGKKGEGKGQGKPKFKGGKRK